The following proteins are encoded in a genomic region of Arachis ipaensis cultivar K30076 chromosome B02, Araip1.1, whole genome shotgun sequence:
- the LOC107627777 gene encoding UDP-glycosyltransferase 72D1-like has translation MTITNSSTNHYHAALLCPPGMGHIIPFLELAKHLVSHTIITKVTLFIASINNKSSKPQVETNILQSSMKQGFFDIIHLPPIDVPTNANMGTKLAIIMKESIPFICHEISTMTSPKPTILITELFGSLVLPIAEHFNMSKFVFWPSSAWNVALSLHTPTLDKVVEGEFTDQEEFIQIPGCNPISPCDLFSPFLDRNDQLYHEYLPMCEELRKVDGIFVNTFLELEAKTILALRSGKIYKVPIYPIGPLIREAKKQNCDDENRDYVIDWLDKQEEESVIYVSLGSGYTMSHEQIKEMALGLELSGKKFVWSLRPPSTKAGNDRYLTAGEDAGSNGVPKTRASVSAFPDEFHKIQNRGLVIMDWAPQLEILKHSSIGVFVSHCGWNSILESVSCGVPIVGWPLFADQLMNAETMAKEIGIGIRLNVAQSTKVVGSEEIGKTIWKIMDKEDIEGCAMRKRVKELKHIAEKIWSQDGPSFCEMTNAFVKMSHTNGV, from the coding sequence ATGACAATTACAAACTCTTCAACAAATCATTATCATGCTGCACTTCTATGTCCACCAGGTATGGGTCACATAATCCCTTTTCTTGAACTTGCCAAACACCTTGTGTCACATACCATAATTACCAAAGTAACTTTATTCATAGCTTCAATTAACAACAAATCTTCTAAGCCTCAAGTAGAAACAAATATTCTTCAATCATCAATGAAACAAGGTTTCTTTGACATCATTCATCTGCCTCCAATTGATGTTCCTACTAATGCAAACATGGGAACAAAGCTAGCAATCATAATGAAAGAATCAATCCCATTTATTTGTCACGAAATCTCAACCATGACATCACCAAAACCAACCATTCTCATCACTGAGCTATTTGGATCACTCGTGCTGCCTATTGCTGAACACTTCAACATGTCAAAGTTTGTATTTTGGCCTTCAAGTGCATGGAATGTCGCACTTTCACTTCACACACCAACATTAGATAAAGTTGTGGAAGGTGAGTTCACAGATCAAGAAGAGTTTATCCAAATCCCTGGTTGCAACCCCATAAGCCCTTGTGATTTGTTCTCACCATTTCTTGATAGGAATGATCAATTGTATCATGAATATCTTCCAATGTGTGAGGAGTTAAGAAAGGTTGATGGAATTTTTGTGAACACTTTTCTTGAGCTAGAGGCTAAGACAATCTTAGctctaagaagtggaaaaatatacAAGGTACCAATTTATCCAATTGGACCATTGATCAGGGAAGCTAAGAAGCAAAATTGTGACGATGAAAATAGAGATTATGTTATTGATTGGTTGGACAAGCAAGAAGAAGAGTCAGTGATATATGTATCACTCGGTAGTGGATACACAATGTCACATGAACAAATCAAAGAGATGGCTTTGGGATTGGAGCTAAGTGGGAAGAAATTTGTTTGGTCTTTAAGGCCACCATCTACAAAAGCCGGGAACGATCGTTATCTCACAGCAGGCGAGGATGCCGGATCGAATGGCGTCCCTAAAACTCGAGCATCAGTTAGTGCTTTCCCAGATGAATTCCACAAGATACAAAACAGGGGTTTGGTGATAATGGATTGGGCACCACAATTGGAGATTTTGAAGCATTCATCAATTGGAGTTTTTGTGTCACATTGTGGATGGAACTCAATACTAGAGAGTGTGTCATGTGGGGTTCCAATTGTTGGGTGGCCTCTGTTTGCAGATCAATTGATGAATGCAGAAACGATGGCTAAAGAAATTGGAATTGGAATTAGATTGAATGTGGCACAATCTACAAAAGTTGTTGGAAGTGAAGAGATAGGAAAAACTATATGGAAGATAATGGATAAGGAGGACATTGAAGGTTGTGCAATGAGGAAAAGGGTTAAGGAGCTTAAGCACATAGCAGAAAAAATTTGGTCTCAAGATGGTCCTTCATTTTGTGAAATGACAAATGCATTTGTAAAAATGAGTCACACAAATGGGGTGTGA